The Clostridium septicum genome contains a region encoding:
- a CDS encoding DUF4004 family protein → MFKELISKKELLEVMGISYGQLYRWKRKGLIPEEWFIKKSVSTGQETFFPKEKVLERIRIILELKSDASLDELAHRFSNNIKDIKINRDYIINSNIVPEQIVKMFEEIIEVDTLYDESNLFALFIYQELLKIGLLNLEEVKNITLSTVRDYKKIQDKDYTLIIKRKLGICFYYAINGDEELFEDNEAILIYKIIIKRIIEKVNNLK, encoded by the coding sequence ATGTTTAAAGAATTAATATCTAAAAAAGAACTTTTAGAAGTTATGGGGATTTCTTATGGACAATTATATAGATGGAAAAGAAAGGGTTTAATACCAGAAGAATGGTTTATTAAAAAGAGTGTATCAACAGGACAGGAGACATTTTTTCCAAAAGAAAAAGTATTAGAAAGAATAAGAATAATATTAGAGCTTAAAAGTGATGCATCTTTAGATGAATTAGCCCATAGATTTTCAAATAATATAAAAGATATAAAGATAAATAGAGATTATATTATAAATAGTAATATAGTTCCAGAGCAGATAGTAAAGATGTTTGAAGAGATTATAGAAGTTGACACTTTATATGATGAAAGTAATTTATTTGCTTTATTTATATATCAAGAACTTTTAAAAATAGGTCTTTTAAATTTAGAAGAAGTAAAAAATATAACACTATCTACAGTAAGAGATTATAAGAAGATACAAGATAAGGATTATACTTTAATAATAAAAAGAAAGTTAGGTATATGTTTTTATTATGCAATAAATGGAGATGAAGAGTTATTTGAAGATAATGAAGCTATATTAATATATAAGATTATAATTAAGAGAATAATAGAGAAAGTAAATAATTTAAAATAA
- a CDS encoding metal-sensing transcriptional repressor, with protein sequence MDQEKKKALQPLKTAKGQLEGIIKMIEDDRYCIDVSNQILAAQSLLRKANLMILKNHLNHCVKEACNHNDSDEKIDEINKILEKILSK encoded by the coding sequence TTGGATCAAGAAAAGAAAAAAGCGTTACAACCATTAAAAACAGCAAAAGGTCAGCTTGAAGGAATAATAAAAATGATTGAAGATGATAGATATTGTATAGATGTTTCAAATCAAATACTAGCAGCACAATCTTTACTTAGAAAAGCAAATTTAATGATTCTAAAAAATCATTTAAATCATTGTGTTAAGGAAGCATGCAATCACAACGATAGTGATGAAAAAATAGATGAAATAAATAAAATATTAGAAAAGATATTATCAAAATAA
- a CDS encoding heavy metal translocating P-type ATPase, producing the protein MERKSFKIEGMTCSACANRVERVINKLEGVDKANVNFATETLNVSFDDNKLTKEVIEETVSKAGYSVKKNIKTSTFKVEGMTCSACANRVERVTKKLNGVEDSNVNFATEKLIISYNEDEVTYGDIKAIVDKSGYKLVGEDENKTINNDDKKFTPEKSLMIRFISSMIFTIPLLIISMGHMVGMHLPMIMDPMMNPLNFALIQTVLTLPVMIIGYKFYKIGLKNLFKLSPNMDSLISIGTLAAFLYGIFAIYKIINGDSSYAMHLYFESAAVILTLITLGKYLEAVSKGKTSQAIKALMELAPKNATIIRNGKEIIVPLDEVVVNDIILVKPGEKLPVDGEVIEGSTSIDESMLTGESIPVEKTVGSTVIGASINKTGFIKYKATKVGKDTALAQIVKLVEEAQGTKAPIAKLADVISSYFVPIVIGLAIFAAVAWLIAGESTVFSLTIFIAVLVIACPCALGLATPTAIMVGTGKGAENGVLIKGGEALETTYKLNTIVFDKTGTITEGKPKVTDIITNNLDENEILVLAASAEKGSEHPLGEAIVKGAEEKGLDLKEIQEFNAIPGHGIEVKINDKNILLGNKKLMIEKNIDISIMVEDADRLANQGKTPMYISIDNSIGGIIAVADTVKPSSKKAIETLHNMGIKVAMITGDNKKTANAIAREVGIDIILAEVLPEDKANEVKKLQENGDKVGMVGDGINDAPALVQADIGIAIGSGTDVAIESADIVLMRSDLMDVSTAIKLSKATIKNIKENLGWAFGYNILGIPVAMGVLHIFGGPLLNPMIAAAAMSLSSVSVLLNALRLRRFKA; encoded by the coding sequence ATGGAAAGAAAATCATTTAAAATAGAGGGAATGACATGCTCAGCATGTGCTAATAGGGTTGAAAGAGTAATAAATAAATTAGAGGGTGTTGATAAAGCTAATGTGAATTTTGCTACAGAAACTTTAAATGTATCTTTTGATGATAACAAATTAACAAAAGAGGTAATTGAGGAAACTGTATCTAAAGCTGGATATTCAGTTAAGAAAAATATAAAAACTTCAACCTTTAAAGTAGAAGGAATGACATGCTCAGCATGTGCTAATAGAGTTGAAAGAGTTACTAAAAAACTTAATGGAGTAGAAGATTCAAATGTAAATTTTGCAACTGAGAAATTGATAATTTCATATAACGAAGATGAAGTAACTTATGGAGATATAAAGGCAATTGTAGATAAATCAGGTTATAAACTTGTTGGAGAAGATGAGAATAAAACAATAAATAATGATGATAAAAAATTTACACCTGAAAAGTCTTTAATGATAAGGTTTATATCTTCAATGATTTTTACTATACCATTATTGATAATAAGTATGGGGCATATGGTTGGAATGCATCTTCCTATGATAATGGATCCTATGATGAACCCTTTAAACTTTGCTTTAATACAAACAGTTTTAACATTGCCGGTAATGATAATAGGATATAAGTTCTATAAAATAGGGTTGAAAAATTTATTTAAGTTAAGTCCTAATATGGATTCTTTAATTTCAATTGGAACTTTAGCTGCGTTCTTATATGGTATATTTGCAATATATAAAATAATTAATGGAGATTCTAGTTATGCAATGCATTTATATTTTGAATCAGCTGCAGTAATTTTAACTTTAATAACTTTAGGAAAGTATTTAGAAGCTGTTTCAAAAGGAAAAACATCACAGGCAATTAAAGCCTTAATGGAATTAGCTCCTAAAAATGCAACTATAATAAGAAATGGAAAAGAAATAATAGTTCCTTTAGATGAGGTTGTAGTTAATGATATAATTTTAGTTAAGCCTGGAGAAAAGTTACCAGTTGATGGTGAAGTTATAGAAGGAAGTACATCTATTGATGAATCTATGCTTACAGGTGAAAGTATTCCAGTTGAAAAGACTGTGGGAAGCACAGTAATAGGTGCAAGTATTAATAAAACCGGATTTATTAAGTATAAGGCTACAAAAGTTGGTAAAGATACAGCATTAGCTCAAATAGTTAAGTTAGTTGAAGAAGCTCAAGGAACAAAAGCACCAATAGCAAAGCTTGCAGATGTGATATCATCTTATTTTGTTCCAATAGTAATAGGTCTTGCAATATTTGCAGCAGTAGCATGGTTAATTGCTGGAGAAAGTACAGTCTTTTCATTAACAATTTTCATTGCAGTGCTAGTAATAGCTTGTCCTTGTGCACTAGGTTTAGCAACACCAACAGCAATTATGGTAGGTACGGGTAAGGGGGCTGAAAATGGTGTTTTAATCAAAGGGGGAGAAGCTTTAGAAACTACTTATAAATTAAATACAATAGTATTTGATAAGACAGGAACAATAACAGAAGGTAAACCAAAGGTTACAGATATAATAACAAATAATTTAGATGAAAATGAGATTTTAGTTTTAGCAGCTAGTGCTGAAAAAGGGTCAGAACATCCTTTAGGAGAGGCAATAGTTAAAGGAGCAGAAGAAAAAGGATTAGATCTAAAAGAAATTCAAGAGTTTAATGCAATACCAGGTCATGGTATTGAAGTTAAAATTAATGACAAGAATATTCTTCTAGGAAATAAAAAATTAATGATAGAGAAAAATATAGATATATCAATAATGGTAGAGGATGCAGATAGATTAGCAAATCAAGGAAAAACACCAATGTATATATCTATAGATAATTCTATAGGTGGTATAATAGCCGTTGCAGATACTGTTAAACCAAGTAGTAAAAAGGCTATAGAAACTCTTCATAATATGGGAATAAAAGTAGCTATGATTACTGGTGATAATAAGAAAACAGCAAATGCAATAGCAAGAGAAGTAGGAATAGATATAATTTTGGCAGAGGTTCTTCCAGAAGATAAAGCAAACGAAGTTAAAAAGTTACAAGAAAATGGAGATAAAGTTGGAATGGTTGGAGATGGGATAAATGATGCTCCAGCATTAGTTCAAGCTGATATAGGAATAGCAATAGGTTCAGGCACGGATGTAGCAATAGAATCTGCTGATATAGTTCTTATGAGAAGTGATTTAATGGATGTTTCTACTGCAATTAAATTAAGTAAGGCTACAATAAAAAATATAAAAGAGAATTTAGGATGGGCTTTTGGGTATAATATACTTGGAATACCAGTAGCAATGGGAGTGCTTCATATATTTGGAGGACCATTATTAAACCCAATGATAGCAGCGGCTGCAATGAGTTTAAGTTCTGTTTCAGTACTTTTAAATGCTTTAAGGCTTAGACGCTTTAAGGCTTAG
- a CDS encoding heavy-metal-associated domain-containing protein, with amino-acid sequence MKKKILIEGMSCNHCVSHVKEALEALEGVSQVDVNLEGKYATIETKVFDNVVLKEAIEEEGYDVISIE; translated from the coding sequence ATGAAGAAGAAAATTCTAATTGAAGGAATGAGTTGTAACCATTGTGTATCTCATGTTAAAGAAGCTTTAGAAGCTTTAGAGGGAGTATCACAAGTGGATGTTAATTTAGAAGGAAAGTATGCAACTATAGAGACAAAGGTATTTGATAATGTAGTTTTAAAAGAGGCAATAGAAGAAGAAGGTTATGATGTTATAAGTATAGAATAA
- a CDS encoding DUF2975 domain-containing protein — MELTKWINPVINLLLLLVGFMIIGGVFSIIFLLDFSDSSKIKDLTIIISNTIMYILIFLPIFQLKKIIKSISENKIFTLENVKRFRFISYPIFLIAFLSCFGGYSNIEIMSIKGFSIKGYTLIILILALFALIMSHIFHEAMLVKTESEKLKEENKYTI; from the coding sequence ATGGAATTAACTAAATGGATTAATCCCGTTATTAATTTATTACTTTTATTAGTTGGATTTATGATTATTGGTGGAGTATTTTCAATTATATTTTTATTAGATTTTTCTGATAGCTCTAAAATCAAAGACTTAACTATAATTATATCAAATACAATAATGTATATTCTAATTTTCCTTCCAATTTTTCAACTAAAGAAAATTATAAAATCAATATCTGAAAATAAAATTTTTACTTTAGAAAATGTTAAAAGATTTAGATTTATATCATATCCAATTTTTTTAATAGCTTTTTTAAGTTGTTTCGGTGGATATAGTAATATTGAAATTATGTCCATAAAAGGATTTTCTATAAAAGGATATACTCTTATAATTTTAATATTAGCATTATTTGCTTTAATAATGTCTCATATATTCCATGAAGCAATGCTAGTTAAAACTGAATCTGAAAAACTTAAAGAAGAAAATAAATACACTATATAA